The Neobacillus sp. OS1-2 genome includes a window with the following:
- the crcB gene encoding fluoride efflux transporter CrcB codes for MMVFVGIGGIFGAISRFFLGSWITKKTSSTFPIGTWFINILGSFFLGLLAIFHIEKSIPEWAWLLVGTGFLGAFTTFSTFGYETIQLLQQKETKKALLYVTTSIVVGVLFAWIGGFIGNM; via the coding sequence ATGATGGTGTTTGTCGGGATTGGGGGAATATTTGGTGCCATTTCACGGTTTTTCCTTGGTTCATGGATTACAAAAAAAACTTCTAGTACATTCCCAATTGGAACATGGTTCATCAATATTTTAGGTTCATTTTTCCTTGGTCTTCTAGCCATATTCCATATAGAAAAGAGTATTCCAGAATGGGCATGGTTATTAGTTGGGACCGGGTTTCTAGGGGCATTTACCACCTTTTCCACCTTTGGGTATGAAACGATCCAATTGTTACAACAAAAGGAAACGAAAAAAGCCCTCCTGTACGTAACCACCTCCATTGTAGTAGGGGTTTTATTTGCTTGGATTGGCGGGTTTATTGGCAATATGTAA
- a CDS encoding sulfurtransferase TusA family protein, with the protein MNNLKVNEVLDAKGLACPMPIVKTKKAMNALEAGQVLEVVATDKGSKADMKAWAESTGHQFLGTIEEGEILRHYLRKSSQDETNEKKYPHVTNNEVLESKLEASENIVILDVREAAEYAFNHIPNAISIPLGELDERLSELKKEDEIFVVCRTGNRSDLAAQKLAENGFTNVHNVLPGMSQWTGKTTGI; encoded by the coding sequence ATGAACAACTTAAAAGTAAACGAAGTTTTAGATGCAAAAGGATTAGCTTGCCCCATGCCGATTGTGAAAACAAAAAAAGCGATGAATGCACTTGAGGCTGGGCAGGTGTTAGAAGTTGTAGCGACAGATAAAGGATCCAAAGCCGATATGAAAGCATGGGCTGAAAGTACAGGGCATCAATTTTTAGGGACAATTGAAGAAGGGGAAATATTAAGGCATTATCTTAGAAAGTCTTCTCAGGATGAAACCAATGAAAAAAAGTACCCTCATGTCACCAATAATGAAGTTCTTGAAAGTAAACTTGAAGCTAGTGAAAATATCGTCATTCTGGATGTCAGAGAAGCGGCAGAATATGCCTTTAACCATATACCTAACGCAATCTCTATCCCTTTAGGCGAATTGGATGAGCGTTTATCTGAATTAAAGAAAGAAGATGAAATTTTTGTTGTCTGTCGTACGGGTAATCGCAGTGATCTTGCAGCGCAAAAATTAGCGGAGAATGGATTTACAAATGTACACAATGTTTTACCTGGCATGAGTCAATGGACTGGTAAAACAACAGGAATTTAA
- a CDS encoding rhodanese-like domain-containing protein — translation MRKMTAKEVEKLLNEGKKLNIIDVREVEEVRAGKIPGAINMPLGLVEFRMHELDKSKEYVMVCRSGGRSGRAAQFLESYGFKVINMDGGMLDWEGKVE, via the coding sequence ATGAGAAAAATGACAGCAAAAGAAGTGGAGAAATTATTAAATGAGGGGAAAAAATTAAATATCATTGATGTTCGTGAAGTGGAAGAAGTCAGGGCTGGCAAAATTCCTGGTGCCATAAATATGCCTTTAGGTTTAGTAGAGTTTCGCATGCATGAATTAGATAAATCAAAAGAGTATGTCATGGTTTGCCGTTCTGGCGGAAGAAGCGGTCGTGCGGCACAATTTCTTGAAAGCTATGGATTTAAGGTAATCAATATGGATGGTGGAATGCTCGACTGGGAAGGTAAAGTAGAATAA
- a CDS encoding metal-sensitive transcriptional regulator → MDYNDQMKNRVKRIEGQLRGILKMMEENKDCKEVITQMSAARTAIDRTIGVVVSSNLVECVQKANEQGEKSMEELVKEAVNLLVKSR, encoded by the coding sequence ATGGACTATAACGACCAAATGAAAAATAGAGTAAAACGAATTGAAGGTCAATTAAGAGGAATATTAAAAATGATGGAAGAAAATAAGGACTGCAAAGAAGTAATTACCCAGATGTCTGCAGCGAGAACGGCCATTGATCGAACCATAGGGGTTGTCGTAAGCTCTAATTTAGTGGAGTGTGTTCAAAAAGCGAATGAACAAGGTGAAAAAAGCATGGAAGAACTGGTAAAAGAAGCCGTTAATCTTCTCGTGAAAAGCCGGTAA
- a CDS encoding DsrE/DsrF/DrsH-like family protein, producing the protein MTEKKKTTIVLFSGDYDKAMAAYIIANGAAAYDHEVTIFHTFWGLNALRKEENIPVKKGFMEKMFGKMMPRGADKMGLSKMNFAGFGPKMIKNIMNKHNAMPLPQLIEMAQEQDVKLVACTMTMDLLGLQQEELLDHIEYAGVAAYLADAQDGNVNLFI; encoded by the coding sequence ATGACAGAAAAGAAAAAGACAACAATTGTATTATTTAGTGGGGATTACGATAAAGCGATGGCAGCATATATCATAGCAAATGGGGCCGCTGCTTATGATCATGAAGTAACCATTTTCCATACATTTTGGGGATTAAATGCACTTCGTAAAGAAGAGAATATACCTGTCAAAAAAGGATTCATGGAAAAGATGTTTGGAAAAATGATGCCTAGAGGCGCGGATAAAATGGGACTTTCCAAAATGAACTTTGCCGGATTCGGTCCCAAAATGATTAAAAATATTATGAATAAGCATAATGCGATGCCCTTGCCGCAATTAATTGAAATGGCTCAAGAACAGGATGTAAAGTTAGTCGCATGTACGATGACAATGGATTTATTAGGGCTGCAACAAGAAGAACTTTTGGATCATATTGAGTATGCTGGAGTGGCGGCCTATTTAGCGGATGCACAGGACGGGAATGTGAACCTATTTATTTAG
- the map gene encoding type I methionyl aminopeptidase, with the protein MIAKTEEDFNGLKEIGRICASIRDELVQKTKPGITTKELDDLAGELFEKAGAVSAPKGEYDFPGYSCISINEEVAHGIPGDRIIQEGDLVNIDVSGSKNGYFADTGISIVVGKGDEILTKICEVAKEAFEAGLKKANPGSRISGMGKVVHQTAKKHGLTVIMNLTGHGIGRTIHEAPSYIYNYNETSDNGLLKEGMVIAFEPFISTDEEEVFQPEGDEWTFVTEKSFVAQYEHTLIVTKNGPIILTK; encoded by the coding sequence ATGATTGCAAAAACAGAAGAGGATTTTAACGGTTTAAAGGAAATTGGAAGAATTTGCGCATCGATACGCGATGAACTGGTTCAAAAAACAAAACCCGGTATCACAACGAAGGAACTGGATGATTTAGCTGGAGAGCTGTTTGAAAAAGCAGGTGCCGTTTCGGCGCCAAAAGGGGAATACGATTTCCCTGGGTATTCGTGCATTAGTATAAATGAAGAAGTGGCTCACGGCATACCCGGGGACCGTATCATTCAGGAAGGGGATCTCGTTAATATCGATGTTTCCGGCTCCAAAAATGGTTATTTCGCCGACACAGGTATATCCATTGTAGTAGGTAAGGGGGACGAGATCTTAACGAAAATTTGCGAAGTTGCAAAAGAAGCTTTTGAAGCAGGGCTAAAAAAGGCAAACCCCGGTTCAAGAATCAGCGGCATGGGTAAAGTAGTCCATCAAACCGCGAAAAAGCATGGATTAACTGTTATTATGAACCTGACAGGACATGGGATCGGACGGACGATCCATGAAGCACCTTCGTATATCTATAATTATAACGAAACCTCTGACAACGGATTGTTAAAGGAAGGGATGGTCATCGCCTTCGAACCGTTTATCTCAACCGATGAAGAGGAAGTATTCCAGCCTGAAGGTGATGAATGGACCTTTGTTACCGAAAAGAGCTTTGTCGCACAATATGAACACACTCTGATTGTCACTAAAAATGGCCCCATCATTTTAACAAAATAG
- the crcB gene encoding fluoride efflux transporter CrcB yields the protein MNIFAVGIGGFFGAIVRFLIGHVIPPQNGFPLGTLFINLIGCFFLAWFFTKTAKRWRLNPNLKLAIGTGFTGAFTTFSTFSVETMNLLQTHRFFIALFYVLVSVLGGIVLALIGAKVASQTNGGVE from the coding sequence ATGAATATTTTCGCAGTGGGAATCGGTGGTTTTTTTGGTGCTATAGTACGTTTCTTGATTGGTCATGTTATTCCTCCGCAGAATGGTTTTCCTTTAGGAACCTTGTTCATTAACCTTATTGGCTGTTTTTTTCTTGCCTGGTTTTTCACGAAAACGGCAAAAAGATGGAGGCTGAATCCCAACCTTAAATTAGCGATAGGAACAGGGTTTACCGGGGCTTTTACCACATTTTCAACTTTTTCAGTAGAGACTATGAATTTGCTTCAAACCCATCGGTTTTTTATTGCCTTATTCTATGTTTTGGTTAGCGTACTCGGAGGAATTGTCCTAGCCCTAATAGGTGCAAAAGTAGCTTCCCAAACGAATGGAGGAGTAGAATGA
- a CDS encoding MBL fold metallo-hydrolase gives MTIHEMTSIEVTKKIFNKEELFILDVRNENDFQDWKIDGENFDYLNVPYFDLLDGVEEIIGKIPADKEVVVVCAKEGSSIMVAEMLSEGGLSVSYLKGGMKAWSEHLEPVKVGELQGGGEIYQFVRIGKGCLSYMVVSNGEAALFDATRMTDIYLDFAERLDAKITHVFDTHLHADHISGGRTIAGKTGATYWLPPKDATEVTFDYQPLEDGNEVTIGNTTINIDAIYSPGHTIGSTSFVVDKKYLLSGDILFIDSIGRPDLAGMAEDWVGDLRETLYSRYKELSEELIVLPAHFMIIDELNDDGSVSEKLGILFAKNHGLNIEDEKEFRKLVTENLPPQPNAYQEIRKTNMGKINPDIDKQREMEIGPNRCAVR, from the coding sequence ATGACTATTCACGAAATGACTTCAATAGAGGTAACGAAAAAAATTTTTAATAAAGAAGAATTGTTTATTCTAGATGTCCGTAATGAAAATGATTTTCAAGATTGGAAAATCGATGGCGAAAACTTTGATTATTTAAATGTTCCTTATTTTGATTTATTAGATGGTGTGGAAGAAATCATCGGTAAAATCCCTGCTGATAAAGAGGTGGTAGTGGTTTGTGCGAAAGAAGGTTCATCTATTATGGTGGCAGAAATGCTTTCTGAAGGGGGTTTATCCGTTTCTTACCTAAAGGGTGGAATGAAAGCATGGAGCGAACATTTAGAACCGGTTAAGGTTGGCGAACTTCAGGGTGGGGGCGAGATTTATCAATTTGTCCGAATTGGTAAAGGTTGTTTATCTTACATGGTTGTTTCCAATGGAGAAGCAGCGTTATTCGATGCAACTCGAATGACGGACATCTATCTTGATTTTGCCGAAAGACTTGATGCCAAAATCACTCATGTCTTTGATACACACCTTCATGCGGATCATATTTCCGGAGGACGGACGATTGCTGGTAAAACAGGTGCCACATACTGGCTGCCTCCTAAGGATGCAACCGAAGTAACCTTTGACTATCAGCCATTAGAAGATGGTAATGAGGTAACAATCGGCAATACGACAATCAATATTGACGCTATATATTCTCCGGGGCATACGATTGGATCTACTTCATTTGTCGTCGATAAAAAGTACCTACTTTCAGGCGATATTTTATTCATTGACTCAATTGGCAGACCAGACCTTGCAGGGATGGCCGAAGATTGGGTGGGAGATTTAAGAGAGACTCTTTATAGCCGTTACAAAGAATTATCAGAAGAACTTATTGTCCTTCCGGCTCATTTTATGATCATTGATGAATTAAATGATGATGGCAGCGTGTCAGAAAAATTAGGGATATTATTTGCTAAGAATCATGGTCTTAATATTGAAGATGAAAAGGAATTTAGAAAGTTGGTAACTGAAAACCTTCCACCGCAGCCAAACGCCTATCAAGAAATTCGAAAAACAAATATGGGGAAAATCAATCCAGATATCGACAAACAACGCGAAATGGAAATTGGACCAAACCGTTGTGCCGTTAGGTAA
- a CDS encoding rhodanese-like domain-containing protein — MQYLNYVIIALFLFFIIKRFLPTKGVTNISTTNLKTLLNDKNKQFVDVRTPGEFKGNHIRGFKNIPLQQLSMKADKELLKDKEVVVICQSGMRSQKASKMLKNLGFTNVTNVRGGMSAWNE; from the coding sequence ATGCAATATTTAAACTATGTTATCATTGCACTATTTCTTTTCTTCATCATCAAACGGTTCCTGCCAACAAAAGGTGTTACCAATATTTCAACAACAAATTTAAAAACATTATTAAATGATAAGAATAAGCAATTTGTTGATGTCCGCACACCCGGAGAGTTTAAAGGAAACCATATAAGGGGGTTTAAAAATATTCCCCTACAGCAACTTTCCATGAAAGCAGACAAGGAACTGTTAAAAGATAAGGAAGTGGTTGTAATTTGTCAAAGTGGTATGAGAAGCCAAAAGGCAAGTAAGATGTTGAAAAATTTAGGGTTTACCAACGTAACGAATGTCAGGGGTGGAATGAGTGCCTGGAACGAATGA
- a CDS encoding FAD-dependent oxidoreductase, producing MTKKIVIIGGVAGGATAAARLRRISEDVEIILVERGEHISFANCGLPYYIGETIKDRSKLLVQTVKGMSERFHLDIRHLSEAVSIDAKNKQITIKNLQSGEVYEESYDTLLLSPGARPIVPPIPGLTENESLFTLRNIPDTDKIKSHVDTKNPKKAVIIGGGFIGIEMAENLVDRGMDVTIIEMANQIMAPIDFEMASILHTHLKEKGVQLILENGVQAFADKGRKVILSDGAEIETDMTILSIGVRPENELAKTAGLKLGDRGGIVVNEYLQTSNEDIYAVGDAVEVIDYISGTKTMIPLAGPANRQGRMAANNMMGKMEKYQGTLGTSIAKVFDLAVAATGNNEKTLKCLGISYEVVHIHPSSHAGYYPGAAPLALKLIFNKETGQIYGAQAVGADGADKRIDVIATAIKGGLSVEDLTHLELSYAPPYSSAKDPVNMAGYVATNIIEGDLEQIQWHEVDKIVADGGLLIDVREPTEREFGFIEGSINISLNDIRTTLAEIPKDQTVYVSCQVGLRGYLASRILKNNGYNVKNVDGGWKTYSSVFGSNREKNGETKTNCLGETVQKISLS from the coding sequence ATGACCAAGAAAATAGTCATTATAGGTGGAGTTGCAGGCGGCGCAACCGCTGCGGCCAGATTAAGAAGAATTAGCGAAGATGTAGAAATTATTTTAGTCGAACGCGGTGAACATATTTCATTCGCTAATTGTGGGCTGCCCTATTATATTGGGGAAACCATTAAAGATAGAAGTAAATTATTGGTGCAAACGGTAAAAGGAATGTCAGAACGCTTTCATTTAGATATCCGTCATTTAAGTGAAGCAGTAAGCATTGATGCCAAAAACAAACAAATTACCATCAAGAATTTACAAAGCGGCGAAGTATATGAAGAATCGTATGATACGTTATTATTATCGCCAGGAGCAAGACCTATTGTACCGCCGATCCCAGGTTTGACTGAAAATGAATCCCTATTTACTTTAAGAAATATCCCGGACACCGATAAAATCAAAAGCCACGTTGATACCAAAAATCCGAAAAAGGCTGTTATTATTGGTGGGGGATTTATCGGCATTGAGATGGCAGAAAACCTGGTTGATCGAGGAATGGACGTTACCATTATCGAAATGGCTAATCAGATTATGGCACCAATTGATTTTGAAATGGCAAGTATTTTACACACCCATTTAAAAGAAAAGGGTGTACAGTTAATTCTTGAAAATGGTGTGCAAGCATTTGCCGACAAAGGAAGAAAAGTGATCCTTTCAGATGGAGCCGAAATCGAAACAGATATGACGATTTTATCCATCGGTGTTAGACCGGAAAATGAATTAGCCAAAACAGCAGGACTTAAGTTGGGGGATCGTGGCGGAATTGTGGTTAATGAGTACCTGCAAACGTCCAATGAAGACATTTATGCTGTGGGGGATGCAGTGGAAGTTATTGATTACATTAGTGGGACAAAGACAATGATTCCACTTGCTGGACCTGCAAATCGTCAAGGACGTATGGCCGCCAATAACATGATGGGTAAAATGGAGAAATATCAAGGCACTTTGGGTACTTCCATTGCCAAGGTATTTGATTTAGCGGTCGCTGCCACAGGAAATAACGAGAAAACATTAAAGTGTCTTGGTATATCGTATGAAGTCGTGCATATTCATCCAAGTTCACACGCAGGGTATTATCCCGGTGCAGCACCACTAGCTTTAAAATTAATTTTTAATAAGGAAACAGGACAGATTTACGGTGCACAAGCGGTAGGAGCAGACGGTGCCGATAAGCGTATTGACGTGATTGCTACTGCCATTAAAGGAGGACTTTCTGTGGAGGATTTAACTCATTTAGAATTGTCTTACGCACCACCCTATTCATCGGCAAAAGATCCTGTCAATATGGCAGGTTATGTGGCTACAAATATTATCGAAGGGGATCTGGAACAAATTCAATGGCATGAAGTAGACAAAATAGTTGCAGACGGAGGCCTCCTAATAGATGTTCGCGAACCAACGGAACGTGAGTTTGGATTCATTGAAGGCTCAATAAATATCTCGCTAAATGACATTAGAACGACATTAGCTGAGATTCCTAAAGATCAGACCGTTTATGTGAGCTGTCAAGTAGGCTTAAGAGGCTATTTAGCCAGCCGTATTCTAAAAAACAACGGATATAACGTCAAGAACGTTGATGGCGGTTGGAAAACGTACTCCTCTGTATTTGGGAGTAATAGGGAGAAAAATGGTGAAACTAAAACCAACTGCCTCGGCGAAACTGTCCAAAAGATTAGTCTTTCATAA
- a CDS encoding pyruvate kinase, with the protein MVNSTIHQQELSQRLLGIYHLISEECEQIQQNFPLDNGKENRDNLLAYLALREKKIPVFQHELVDRGLATLEHSHKHVIFTLEKLLKNLNVTIASPSTLNVPTPSEAMTMLNKRAEALFGKKGPYHQAAIMVTLDAKMINNQVLLEELLLNGMTIARINCAHDDQEIWKQLIDCVREAEKKLKTEGRYNDKACKLYMDLSGPKVRVGRLQPDVNIAVRKGDILRLYLQSDILGHPATSEGPAGVPVTLEKAFRNVRINDQIFIDDGRIYGMVQAVTKEYIQIVILSPIEKKHRIKEGKGINLPDSLLSLNVPALTEKDILDLTFITKNADIVGISFVHTPLDLIKLREHLEIYNAAGMAVVAKIETKDALHQLARIILEGLNFNSFGIMIARGDLAVEVGPGNLSFVQEEILTICSAAYIPVIWATGVLEKLTKKGIPARSEITDASQGKRADCVMLNKGPYIVHSLKMLNKLLKKEELEPHRHENLTVQYGILDRK; encoded by the coding sequence GTGGTTAATTCAACAATACACCAACAAGAATTGTCTCAACGACTTTTAGGAATCTATCATCTAATTAGTGAGGAATGTGAGCAAATTCAACAAAACTTTCCTTTAGATAATGGGAAGGAAAACCGCGATAATTTACTTGCTTACTTGGCCCTCCGTGAAAAAAAAATACCTGTTTTCCAACATGAATTAGTGGATCGGGGGCTGGCAACCTTAGAACACTCCCATAAACATGTAATATTCACTTTAGAAAAGTTATTGAAAAATTTGAATGTAACGATTGCCTCCCCGTCCACACTCAATGTACCTACACCATCAGAAGCAATGACGATGTTAAATAAACGCGCGGAGGCTCTTTTTGGAAAGAAAGGCCCGTATCATCAAGCCGCAATCATGGTAACATTGGATGCAAAAATGATCAACAATCAGGTCCTTCTCGAAGAATTATTGTTAAATGGCATGACGATTGCCAGAATCAATTGTGCCCATGATGATCAGGAGATTTGGAAACAATTAATCGATTGTGTGCGCGAGGCGGAAAAGAAACTAAAAACCGAAGGAAGGTACAATGACAAAGCATGTAAACTATATATGGACCTATCAGGTCCAAAAGTGCGAGTGGGGAGACTGCAGCCAGATGTGAATATTGCCGTCAGGAAGGGCGACATCTTACGTTTATACCTACAGTCAGACATCCTAGGTCATCCGGCAACGAGCGAAGGACCTGCAGGGGTACCTGTGACGCTCGAAAAGGCCTTCCGAAATGTTCGGATCAATGATCAAATTTTTATCGATGATGGAAGAATTTACGGAATGGTTCAAGCTGTGACAAAGGAATATATCCAAATTGTCATTCTCTCGCCCATTGAAAAAAAGCATAGGATCAAAGAAGGAAAGGGAATAAACTTGCCCGATTCCCTTCTTAGTTTAAATGTTCCAGCTTTAACGGAGAAAGATATACTAGATCTAACTTTTATTACAAAAAATGCTGACATAGTGGGGATTTCATTCGTCCATACCCCACTTGATTTGATAAAACTTCGCGAACATTTGGAAATATACAATGCAGCCGGCATGGCGGTAGTGGCTAAAATTGAAACAAAGGATGCTTTACATCAACTTGCAAGAATTATTCTCGAGGGGCTGAATTTCAACTCTTTTGGGATTATGATCGCAAGGGGAGATTTAGCAGTAGAAGTTGGTCCCGGGAATCTATCATTTGTCCAAGAAGAGATTTTGACCATTTGTTCCGCCGCCTATATCCCCGTTATATGGGCAACTGGCGTTTTAGAGAAGCTAACTAAAAAAGGGATTCCTGCCCGTTCGGAGATCACAGATGCCTCCCAAGGAAAACGTGCAGATTGTGTCATGTTAAATAAGGGTCCCTACATTGTTCACTCCTTAAAAATGCTGAACAAACTGTTAAAAAAAGAAGAACTCGAGCCCCACAGGCATGAAAATTTGACGGTTCAATATGGTATCTTGGATAGGAAATAA
- a CDS encoding sulfurtransferase TusA family protein codes for MNIAKVLDTKGLACPMPIVKTKKAMNELESGQVLEIHATDKGAKNDMAAWAKSGGHELIKHEEENEVLKFWIKKG; via the coding sequence ATGAATATAGCAAAAGTATTAGATACAAAAGGTTTAGCTTGTCCAATGCCAATTGTTAAGACAAAAAAAGCAATGAATGAACTTGAATCTGGTCAGGTATTAGAGATTCATGCAACGGACAAAGGGGCAAAAAATGATATGGCAGCATGGGCAAAATCAGGCGGCCATGAGTTAATAAAACACGAAGAAGAAAATGAAGTGTTAAAATTTTGGATTAAAAAGGGATAA
- a CDS encoding sulfite exporter TauE/SafE family protein, whose product MDSSIIITIFLIGFVGSFISGMLGIGGAIINFPMLLYIPALLGVGHFTAHEVSGITAIQVFFSTIGGVWVYRKGGFLNKTLIAYMGISILIGSFIGGFGSTHMPETGINIVYGVLALLAVIMMFVPRKGIDDIPLEQVKFNKFLAALFAFLVGIGAGIVGAGGAFLLVPIMLTALKIPTRMTIASSLAITLISSIGAVSGKLSTGQVSLLPSLIMVAASLIASPLGANAGKRVNTKVLQMIMGLLILATAVKTWMEIL is encoded by the coding sequence ATGGATAGTAGCATTATCATCACAATCTTCCTAATTGGATTTGTAGGCTCCTTCATTTCGGGAATGTTAGGAATAGGCGGGGCGATTATCAACTTTCCAATGTTGTTGTACATTCCCGCGTTACTTGGTGTTGGCCATTTTACAGCACATGAAGTTTCCGGAATCACAGCTATCCAAGTCTTCTTTTCGACAATTGGTGGTGTTTGGGTTTACCGGAAAGGTGGATTTTTAAATAAAACACTCATTGCCTACATGGGAATTAGTATTTTGATTGGAAGTTTTATTGGAGGTTTCGGCTCCACACACATGCCGGAAACCGGAATCAATATAGTATATGGAGTTTTGGCCTTACTTGCTGTCATCATGATGTTTGTCCCAAGAAAAGGAATTGATGATATTCCGCTAGAACAAGTAAAATTCAACAAGTTCCTGGCAGCGCTTTTTGCCTTTTTGGTTGGAATAGGTGCAGGGATTGTCGGTGCGGGAGGAGCATTCCTACTGGTACCAATCATGCTTACCGCGTTAAAAATACCGACAAGAATGACGATTGCCTCGTCCTTAGCGATTACCCTTATTTCATCTATTGGAGCTGTTTCAGGTAAACTTTCAACAGGACAGGTGTCCCTCCTGCCATCGCTAATCATGGTTGCGGCTAGTTTAATTGCTTCTCCTCTCGGAGCAAATGCCGGGAAAAGAGTGAATACAAAGGTATTACAAATGATCATGGGTCTTTTAATCTTGGCTACCGCTGTGAAAACATGGATGGAAATTTTATAA
- a CDS encoding arsenic transporter: MYHQSTVIITIFAFAVTMALIFIRPKNMNEAIPATAGAILVFLSGSVSMGDLLDISSKVTGAAITIIATIVMAIVLESFGFFSWTAALMLKLSKGSGYRLFWNTLLLCFLMTLFFNNDGSILITTPILILILNNLKLKNRQKIPFLLSGALIATASSAPIGVSNIVNLIALKIIGMDLYMQTEMMFVPGVLGLLFLSYLLYLVFKKDIPKEIGFHSYSIPLQKNRPFHPLQKNSENLFHQQKKLMINMLIFVFLVRISLFVASFIGISVSLVAVCGSIILLIWRWIYLKVNPKDVVGKIPWHILIFAFSMYVIIFGLHNIGLTSILVDNLKSLVHDSLLHASLTMGIITAFLSNIFNNHPALMISTLALTDMGLDPLIMKTVYLANIIGSDIGSLILPIGTLATLIWMHILKKNKIKITWVEYMKVTLLVIPPTLIFTLISLYLWLLLVFVP, from the coding sequence ATGTATCATCAATCGACGGTGATCATCACCATTTTTGCTTTTGCCGTAACGATGGCACTGATCTTTATCCGTCCAAAAAACATGAATGAGGCCATACCAGCCACGGCCGGAGCCATTCTCGTTTTTCTAAGCGGGAGTGTTTCAATGGGGGATTTATTAGATATAAGTTCAAAGGTTACAGGGGCCGCAATTACCATTATTGCCACAATCGTCATGGCAATCGTACTTGAAAGCTTTGGATTTTTCAGCTGGACCGCTGCTCTAATGTTAAAATTGTCAAAAGGGTCAGGTTATCGCTTATTCTGGAATACTCTGCTACTTTGTTTTTTAATGACGTTATTTTTTAATAATGATGGCAGTATATTAATCACCACACCTATTCTCATCTTAATACTGAATAATCTTAAGCTAAAAAACCGGCAGAAAATACCTTTTCTTTTGAGCGGTGCTTTAATCGCTACTGCATCAAGTGCACCTATTGGGGTTAGTAACATTGTAAATCTTATCGCCTTAAAAATTATTGGAATGGATCTTTATATGCAAACAGAAATGATGTTTGTGCCAGGGGTACTTGGGTTGCTATTCCTTTCGTATTTGTTATACCTCGTTTTTAAAAAGGACATTCCAAAAGAGATTGGTTTCCATTCCTACTCGATTCCACTGCAAAAAAACCGTCCATTCCATCCATTACAGAAAAACTCCGAAAACCTATTTCATCAACAAAAGAAACTAATGATTAACATGCTAATCTTTGTTTTCCTAGTAAGAATCAGCTTATTTGTTGCCTCCTTCATTGGAATATCGGTTTCACTTGTAGCCGTATGCGGCTCCATTATTCTTTTGATTTGGAGATGGATCTACCTAAAGGTCAATCCAAAAGACGTAGTCGGAAAAATCCCTTGGCATATTTTGATCTTTGCCTTCAGCATGTATGTAATCATTTTCGGTTTACACAATATTGGTCTAACGTCTATTTTAGTGGATAATCTGAAATCTTTGGTTCATGACAGCTTATTGCATGCCAGCTTAACCATGGGGATTATTACCGCCTTTTTGTCAAACATCTTTAATAATCATCCCGCCTTAATGATCTCAACCCTGGCCTTAACCGATATGGGACTAGACCCACTCATTATGAAAACCGTTTATTTAGCGAATATCATTGGCAGTGATATCGGTTCGCTTATCCTTCCAATTGGAACGCTGGCAACACTAATCTGGATGCATATTCTGAAGAAAAATAAAATAAAAATAACCTGGGTGGAATACATGAAAGTTACCCTTCTGGTCATTCCGCCAACATTGATCTTTACCTTAATCAGCTTGTACCTATGGCTATTACTTGTTTTTGTACCATGA